One part of the Marinobacter sp. M3C genome encodes these proteins:
- a CDS encoding fumarylacetoacetate hydrolase family protein, with protein MNYQHHWHDATPIHLPLGKIVCIGRNYAEHAKELNNPVPTEPLLFIKPATAAVHLTRPLDFPRDQGAVHFETELAVLIGKPLTNASASDAEAAILGYGLALDLTLRDLQSRLKEQGQPWERAKGFDRACPLTPFIPANELNKRRLHFSLDIDGERQQSGDTADMLFPLVPLIAHISTQFSLLPGDVILTGTPKGVGPLESGQILQLTLEDRLSVSTRVI; from the coding sequence GTGAATTATCAGCACCATTGGCACGACGCCACCCCTATTCATTTGCCCCTGGGCAAAATTGTCTGCATCGGCCGTAACTATGCCGAACACGCCAAAGAACTGAACAACCCGGTCCCGACCGAGCCCCTGCTGTTCATAAAACCCGCCACCGCCGCGGTACACCTGACCAGACCTCTGGACTTCCCGCGGGATCAAGGCGCCGTGCACTTTGAAACCGAATTGGCAGTGCTGATTGGCAAACCCCTGACCAACGCCTCCGCCAGCGATGCAGAAGCGGCGATACTGGGTTATGGCCTGGCGCTGGATTTGACCCTGCGCGACCTGCAAAGCCGGCTAAAAGAGCAGGGGCAGCCATGGGAGCGAGCTAAAGGATTTGATCGCGCCTGCCCACTCACGCCATTCATACCAGCCAACGAGCTTAACAAGCGCCGCCTGCACTTCAGCCTGGATATAGACGGCGAGCGTCAGCAAAGCGGCGACACCGCCGACATGCTGTTTCCACTGGTGCCCCTGATTGCCCACATCAGTACACAGTTCTCTCTGTTACCCGGGGATGTAATACTGACTGGTACGCCCAAAGGTGTCGGGCCACTGGAATCCGGACAAATCCTGCAACTGACGCTGGAAGATCGCCTGTCGGTGTCGACCAGAGTGATATAA
- a CDS encoding adenine phosphoribosyltransferase, with product MDYFSQSIKQAIRTVPDWPKPGVTFRDITTVLQNKTAFRKLIDAFVHRYHDQQIDAIAAVDARGFIIGSALAYELNASLVLIRKKGKLPFDTLVEDYELEYGTASVELHKDALKPGDKVVLVDDLIATGGTMLAASRLIRRIGAEIVEVAAMIDLPDLGGSDKLRAEGLAVYTVCSFEGE from the coding sequence ATGGATTACTTTTCTCAGAGCATCAAGCAGGCTATCCGCACGGTTCCGGACTGGCCGAAACCCGGTGTTACTTTCCGCGACATCACGACGGTGCTACAGAACAAAACCGCGTTTCGCAAACTGATTGATGCCTTTGTACACCGCTACCACGACCAGCAAATAGACGCGATTGCGGCGGTAGATGCCCGTGGCTTTATCATTGGCTCTGCCCTGGCGTATGAACTGAACGCCTCGCTGGTGTTGATTCGCAAGAAAGGCAAGCTTCCGTTTGATACCTTAGTGGAAGACTACGAACTGGAATACGGCACCGCCTCGGTGGAGCTGCACAAAGACGCCCTCAAACCCGGCGACAAAGTGGTGCTAGTCGATGATCTGATCGCCACCGGTGGCACCATGCTAGCGGCCTCCCGGCTGATTCGCCGGATTGGCGCCGAAATTGTAGAAGTAGCGGCGATGATCGATCTGCCTGACCTGGGCGGTTCTGACAAGCTGCGAGCCGAAGGCTTAGCGGTTTATACTGTATGCTCATTCGAGGGAGAATAA